TCTGCCTTGCGTGTCCGTGTTGGAGCCGGTGTTGACCGTCTTCCAGTCCTATCTCGGCGCGCCGGCCGGCCGCCGTGTCGGTGCGCAGCATGTCCTGGACGCAGAATATTTCCGGCGGATCGATGCGCTCAACTTCACGATGGATCATGACGACGGCCAGCTGCCGACCGACATCGAGGAGGCGGATGTCGTGCTGATCGGCATTTCGCGCACCTCGAAGACGCCGACCAGCATCTATCTCGCCAATCGGGGCATCAAGACCGCGAACATCCCGATCGTCCTCGGCGTGCCGGTGCCCGACAGCCTGCTCACCGCCAAGCGGCCGCTGATCGTGGGCCTCGTCGCGACGGCCGAACGCATCTCGCATGTCCGGCAAAACCGCCTGCTGGGCACAACCACCACCTTCGACGCGCAGAATTACATCGACCGGGCCGCGATCTCGGACGAGCTGTCCTATGCGCGCCAGATCTGCACCCGCCACAATTGGCCGATGATCGACGTCAGCCGCAGGTCGATCGAGGAGACCGCCGCCGCGATCGTTGCGCTGCGGGGCCGGACGCGCTAACCGGTGCGCCCATGACGACCCGGATCATCCTCGCCTCGGCAAGCCCGTTCCGTCTTGCGATGTTGCACAATGCCGGCATCGAAACGGAAGCGAATCCATCGCGGATCGATGAACGCGCGGTGGAGGAAGCGATCGGCGACGCCGCGATTTCACCCGAGAACCTGGCATGGATCCTGGCCGAGGCGAAGGCGGAGGAGGTGAGCGAACGTTTCCCGGGCGCGCTGGTGATCGGTTCCGACCAGACGCTGTCGCTCGGCGACGAAGTGCTCCACAAGGCATCCGATATGGAGGAGGCGAGGCGACGCCTTCTCAAGCTCTCCGGCAAGACCCATCACCTGAACAGCGCCGTCGTCCTCGCGCGCGACGGCAAGGCGCTGTGGGGCCATGTCTCGGTGGCGCGGATGACCATGCGCAAGCTCGATCCGGGCTTTGTCGGCCGCTATCTGTCGCGCGTCGGCGACCAGGTGCTGCGCAGCGTCGGCGTCTACCAGATCGAAGGTGAGGGAATTCAGCTCTTCGACGCGATCGAGGGCGATCATTTCACCATCGTCGGCATGCCCTTGCTTGAGCTGATCGCGGAACTGCGCCGGCTTGGAGCGATCGATGGCTGAGATCCGCGCCTTCGTCTGCGGCCATCCGGTCGCGCATTCCCGCTCGCCCCTGATTCACGGCCACTGGCTGAAAGAGCTCGGCATCGATGGCAGTTACGAGCGGATCGACATTGCGCCATCCGACATCCGCGCCTTCATCGCCGGCCTTCCCGGCAGCGGCTTTGTCGGCGGCAATGTCACGATCCCCCACAAGGAGGCCGCTTTCGAGACGGTTTCGCGCCGCGATGGCGAGGCTGAAGCGGTGGGTGCGGTCAATACGCTCTGGATCGAGAACGGCAAGGTCTGCGGCGGCAACACGGACGCGATCGGCTTCGCGGCCAACCTGGACGACCGTGCCCCAGGCTGGCGCGAGCGAGACAGGGCGCTCGTTCTCGGCGCAGGTGGCGCTGCGCGGGCGGTGGTGCACGCGATCCTCAGCGCTGGCTACACGCGCGTCGACATCACGAATCGCACGCGGGCCCGTGCGCAGGAACTCGCCGATCTTTTCGGAGCCAGGGTTCGCGCGCACGGCAACGAAGCCGTCGATACGCTGCTTCCAGCCGCCGATCTCGTCGTCAACACGACGTCGCTCGGGATGGACGGCGATGTTTCGCTTCCCGCCGATGTAGCGGCACTACCGGACCATGCCCTCGTCACCGACATCGTCTATGTGCCGCTCGAAACACCGTTTCTCAAGGCCGCCTCTGAGCGAGGCCTGAAAACGGTCGACGGTCTCGGCATGCTGCTCCACCAGGCGGTCCCCGGCTTCGAACGCTGGTTCGGCAAGCGCCCGGCCGTCACGCAACAGCTGCGCGATCTGGTGATCGCCGACCTGGATGCCCACTGATGATCGTCATCGGCCTCACCGGTTCCATCGGCATGGGAAAGTCGACCACGGCGAAGATGTTCGCCGAGCAGGGCGTGCCGGTCCATGATTCCGACGAGGCGGTGCATCGCCTCTATTCCGGCGCCGCCGTGCCGCTGGTCGAGGCGGCGTTTCCTGGCGTCACCGTCGACGGCAGGATCGACCGGACATTGCTCGGCCAGCGCGTCATCGGCAATGCCGAGGCGATCCGGAAGCTTGAGCAGATCGTGCACCCGTTGGTCCGGGCGGATGCCGATGCGTTCCTGGCGCGCAACCGGGCAGCAGGTGCGAAGCTCGCCGTCCTCGACATTCCCCTCCTGTTCGAGACGGGCGGGCGCGATCGCGTCGACAAGGTGGTGGTGGTTTCCGCGCCGGCCGCGGTCCAGCGCGAACGGGTTCTCGCTCGCCCGGGCATGACGGCCGAGAAATTCGAGGCGATCCTGGCGCGTCAGGTGCCGGACGCCGAAAAGCGGCGACTTGCCGATTTCGTCGTCGAGACGGGCGCAGGCATGGAGGCCGCGCGCGAGGCGGTGCGCAGGATCGTCGCCGACATGTCAGCATGATGTGTTGACGCCGCGCTGCCGGACTTGCCGGGCGGCGCTGCGTCCCGCATCGTCTTCGCAGGAGTGATTCGATGCGTGAGATCGTTTTCGATACGGAAACCACAGGCCTCGACCATCGCGTCGAGCGCGTGATCGAGATCGGCGCGATCGAGCTGGTCAACCGGTTCCCGACAGGCCGCACCTTCCATGTCTATATCAATCCGGACGGTCGCGCGATCGATCCGGAGGCGCAGGCGGTCCATGGCATCACGATGGAGCAGCTTGCCGACAAGCCGACCTTCGCCGGCATCATCGACGACTTCGAGGCCTTCATCGACGGCGCGACGCTGGTCGCCCACAATGCCGGCTTCGACATGAACTTCATCAATGCGGAATTTGCCCGCTTCGCCCGCCCGCCCGTCGATCCGGCGCGCGTGGTCGACACGCTCGCCATCGCACGGCGCAAGCACCCGATGGGGCCGAATTCGCTCGACGCGCTGTGCAAGCGCTACGGCATCGACAACAGCCACCGCACGCGCCACGGCGCGCTGCTCGACTCGGGTCTTCTGGCGGAGGTCTATATAGAGCTGCTCGGCGGCAAGCAGGCCACCTTCGGCCTCTCGGTGGCCGAGCAGGCCACGAGCCGTGCCGAAACCGTCGAGGTCAGCATCACGCTCGCGTCGCGCGCCGAACCCTTGCCGTCGCGCCTGACCGAGGCGGAGCGCCAGGCGCATGCGAAGCTCGTGGCGTCGCTCGGCGAAAAGGCGATCTGGCTGAAGCCGGAACTTCAGGCTCAGCCAGCCGCGGAAGCCTGATTAGCTCGACATCTGCACCTTGGCGCGGGCCTGTTCCTCGGCCATGCGGGCCTGGAACATCTGCGCGAAGTCGATCGGGTCGATCATCAGCGGCGGGAAGCCACCGTTGCGGGTCGCCTCGGCGATGATCTGGCGGGCAAAGGGGAACAGCAGCCGCGGGCACTCGATGAAGAGGATCGGCAGCGTGTGCTCCTTCGGGAAGCCGCTGACGCGGAAGACGCCGCCATAGACCAGCTCGACGTTGAAGAGCACGTCCTTGTCCGCGCCCGCCTTGGCCGAGATGGTCAGGTTCACGTCGAACTCCGTATCCGAGATCGGATTCGCGTTGACGTTGACATTGATGTTGATGCCGGGGGCGTTCTCGCGGGCGCGCAGCGAGTTGGGGGCGTTCGGGCTTTCGAAGGACAGATCCTTGACGTATTGCGCAAGCACATTGAGCGAAGGCTGCGCGCCGTTGCCGGCCGTTGCGCCGCCGTTTTCGTTCTCTGCCATTGATCCCGTTCCTTGGTCGGTGGCCCTGTTTCGGCCCGTTTCAAATCGGCGCGTTCGCTAGCATGCCCGACCCCTCATAGCAAGTTTGGCGGCCGGATTCCCGAGACTTACTCGGAATCCGGACGTTTCCAGGGTGAGGAGCCGCTGCCCTCGACCTCCCGGTAATCGCGCTCGTCGAGATCGATCACCTTCGTCTCGCGCCGTGCCTGCCCGCCGCGGGCGCTGAAGCCGCTGCCCATGACCACGATCCGCGAGCGAAGCGCGTTCCAGGCGAGATCCCGCACCGGCGGCAGGAAGAGCAGCAGGCCGATGATGTCGGTGATGAAGCCCGGAACGATCAGCAGCAGTCCCGCCAGCACGATCATCGCGCCGTGCACGATCTCGCGGTCCGGCGCGCCGCCGGCCTGCGCCTGGATCTGGGCGCGCCGCAGCGCCCCCATGCCCTGGACCCTGAGGAGCGCCGCGCCGAGGATCGCCGAGGCGACGACCAGCCCGACGGTCGCCAGCGCGCCGATCCGGCTGCCGACGACCACGAAGCCGGCAATCTCCAGCAGGGGCAGGAGAAGCACGAAAATGCCGAGGATCGATCTGCTCATGGAGGTCCAAACAACAAAGGGGCGAAATGCGGCTTTTCCCAGAGATAGGAACGCGGCCATAGGATTTGAATGATCGCCCGCACCACTCTATATGCAATCGTCGAGCATTGTATCAGCGGCGCAAGCGGTCGATAATGTTCGTGGTGATCGTGGCCACGGTTCAGGCGTCTGGCGGAAGAACATGGAATTTTTCGATTTGGGTACGATCATCTTCCTGGTCGCGGCAGTGGTGATCTTCATCCAGCTCCGCAACGTGCTTGGTCGCCGCACCGGAAACGAGCGCCCGCCGTTCGATCCATATACGGCTGGCCGTGGCAAACGCGAGCCTGCCCCTGCCTCGCAGGACAATGTCGTCTCGCTGCCACGCCGGAAATCGTCCGAGACCGCCGATGAAAGCTATGCCGCGATCGACAAGGTCGCCGCACCCGGCACCGACGTGAACAAGGGCCTGCGCGCGATCAGGGATGCCGATCCGTCCTTCGAGCCCGTCGGCTTCGTCGACGGCGCCAAGATGGCTTACGAGATGATCGTCATGGCCTATGCCGACGGCGACCGGAAGACGCTCAAGAACCTGCTTTCCCGCGAGGTCTATGACGGCTTCGTGCAGGCGATCTCCGAGCGCGAGCAGCGCAACGAGAAGATCCAGTCCTCTTTCGTCGGCATCGACAAGGCCGAGATCGTCGGCGCCGAGATGAAGGGAAGCGAGGCGCATGTCACGCTGCGCATCGTCAGCGAGCTCATTTCCGCCACCCGCAACAATGCCGGCGAGGTGATCGACGGCGATCCCGAGACGGTTGCCGAGGTCAAGGACGTCTGGACCTTCGCGCGCGACACGAAGTCCAAGGATCCGAACTGGAAGCTGGTCGCGACGGAAGCCGAAGACTGACGGGCGTGGTGGAGTTCGCCGATGCCCCTGTCCTCGGCGTTCCGCCCGGTCTCCTTCACCGACCTGCCCGGCTGGCTTGAAGACGACTGCGGTCCGGCCTTCGAAGCCTTCCGGCGGTCGGCTTTCCGCGTCCTCGACAAATCCTACCGAACCGGCAGCCTTGGGATCGATTGCGCCGCCTTCGAGCCCGCTTATGCCGAAGCACGAATATCAGACAGCCTCGACAAGGCCGCTGCCCGCGCCTTCTTCGAGCGCCATTTCACGCCCTGTCTGGTGGAGCCGGGAAACAGCGCCGAACGCGGCTTCGTGACCGGCTTCTACGAGCCGGAGGCCGCCGCTTCTCCCATCCGCACCGATCGCTTCCGCTTTCCGCTTTATGCGCGGCCGGACGATCTGGTCGACATAGACGATGCCAACCGGCCCGACGGCCTTGATCCCTATCTCGCCTTCGCCCGGCAGACCGCCGACGGCATCGTCGAATATCACGACCGCGGCGAGATCGAGCGCGGCGCGCTGGCGGGGCGCGGGCTGGAATTCGCCTGGCTGGAGGACCCGGTCGACGTGTTCTTCATCCATGTACAGGGCGCGGCAAGGCTGCGTATGCCGGACGGGCAGATGCGGCGGGTGACCTACGCCGCCAAGAGCGGCCAGCGCTTCAGCGGGCCGGGACGCATTCTGGCCGACCTCGGCGAAATCCCGCTGGCGGCCGTGACGATGCAGTCGATCCGCGCCTGGTTCCGGGCGCATCCTGAGCGGGTCGACGAGATTCTCTGGCAGAACCGGTCGTTCATCTTCTTCCGCGAGGCGCCGGTGGATGATCCGTCGCTTGGGCCGGTGGCTGCCGCCAAGGTGCCGCTGATCCCCGGCAGGTCGATGGCCGTGGACAGGCTGCTGCACACGTTCGGAACCCCCTTTTTCATCGTCGCGCCGGACCTGACGGCTTTCGAGGGGCGCCCGTTCCGCCGTCTGATGATCGCGCAGGACACCGGCTCCGCGATCGTCGGTGGCGCGCGCGGCGACCTCTTCGCCGGCTCCGGGGATGCTGCCGGCGAGATCGCGGGCGTGGTGAAAAGTGCCGCCGATTTCTATGCGTTCGTCCCGAACGCGCTGCTGGCCGGGCGGACGTCATGAGCCGCTCGCGTGCCCGCGACCTGACCGACGAGGAGCGGGTTCTCTGGAACCTGGTCGCGCGCACCACTCAGCCGCTCAAAGGCAAGGCGGTAGCGGAACCGGTTTTCGCGCTGGAGGATGAACCGCCATCGAAGCCGCCGCCGGTCCAGGCCGCCGCTCCGCCGTCGACGCCCGCGCAGCAGCAACGGCTCCAGGTGCATCACCTCGACCGGCTGACGCAGAAGAAGATCTCGAAAGGACGGCTGCCGCTCGAAGCCCGTATCGATCTGCACGGAATGCGCCAGGACGAGGCCTACGGGTTGCTCTTGTCCTTCCTCCGGCGTGCGCATGGATCGGGCATCCGCTACGTCCTCGTCATCACCGGCAAGGGGCGCTCGCTGGCGAGCGAGGGTGTGCTAAAGCGCTCCGTTCCCGGCTGGTTCGCCACGCCACCCTTCCGCGACCTGGTGAGCGGCTTCGAGGATGCCGCCCGCAACCATGGCGGTGAGGGCGCGCTCTATGTCAGGCTCCGCCGCCTGCCGCACGAGGCGGGGCCATGACCCCCTTCGGGGCGAAGGTGCGCGATCTGAGGCGCGCCCGTGGCGTCTCGCAGAAGGATATGGCCGCGGCCATCGGCGTCAGCCCTGCTTATCTCTCCGCGCTGGAGCATGGCCGCCGCGGCCGCCCGACCTGGGCGATGCTGCAGAAGATCATCGGCTATTTCAACATCATCTGGGACGAGGCCGAGGAATTGCTGCGCCTCGCCGAGACCTCCGATCCGCGCGCGGTGATCGACACGTCCGGCCTCTCGCCCCGCGCGACGGAGCTGGCCAACCTCCTGTCGGAGCGCATCGCGCAGCTCACCGATGCCGAACTGGAGCAGATGATCGCCATCGTCCACCGGCCGCGGCGCCGGTCGCGCTGATCAGAACAGCGCTTCGATGTCGGCGAGGCGCTCGTTGACCAGCCAGCCGTAATAGTTCTCTTCGGGAAGCTTCGGTTCCTGCCCCGCCGCTGCCCGCCGCTCGTTCTCCGCCTTCAGGGCGTAGGCACGAGCCTCGGGACCGCCGACATTGTAGAGCGTCGCGGTCAGGCCCGGATTCTGCGAGATGTCGAAGCCGGCGATGGTCCTGTAGGCGTCGATCGCCTTGCGCAGGGTCGCCGCGACGTAGGGCAGCGTCTGATCCGGATCCATGATCGTGGCATAGACCGCCTGCGGATCGCGATAGTCGAGCGTCGGCGCGCCGGTCACCTTGGACACCGTGTCCGTCATCTGCAGGGCCGTCAGCGGGTTGAGCTGGCCGATGCCGAAGGTCTGCCCCGCATAGAAGGGCTGGAAGAAGACCGCGCTGAAGCGGTTGTTCGGAAATTGCTTTCCGTCGACGGACTTGCCCTTGAAAGAGGCGTTCCAGACATCCTCGCGGCAGGTCCAGACCGCATAGCTGCCCGGCAGGCTCTCGCACCGGGCAAACTGCGGCCGTTCAATGAAGGTGGCGATGTCCTCGCCCTCATAGGAGAACGAGAAGCTGGAGCCGAGATAGGAGACCGCCTTGACGTAATAGGTCTGGAGCCGGTCGTAGGCATCCACATTGTAGGTATGCTCGCCGACGATGGCTCCGGCGATGTGCAGCGGGCTGATGTCGAACTGGCGCGCAACCGCCACGATCTTCTGCCGAAGCGCCTTGTCGTTGCGCAGCAGGGCGATCACCTTGCGGTATTTCGCGTCGTAGCTGGTCTTGAGCGCCTTGGTGCGAGAGGCAGAGCCGCCGGGAACCTGCGGCTGCTCGATGCTGCGGTTTCCGCTCGGAACGACGGTCGCGGCTGTGGCAGGGACAGCCGCCAGCACCGAAAGTCCCATCAGCACGACGGCCAGCTTCTTCATTCTTCGCCCGGATTCGCGACTTCGCCTAAGCCCCTGTCCCCGTCTAAGGACTGCCCTTCGGGAAGTCGAGTGCGAAGACACAGGCAATCGACTGGTCCAATCCGAAGAAGATCGGGGGTGGCCCGAAGGCCACACCCCAGCCTTTACAGGATGAAACGCGACAAATCTGTGTTCCTGGCGATATCGCCGACGTTCTTTGCCACGAATTCCGCATCCACCGTGATCGAAGACCCGGATTTGTCGGGCGCCTCGTAGGAGGCTTCATCCAGCACGCGCTCCATCACTGTCTGGAGGCGCCGTGCACCGATGTTTTCGACTGTCGCATTCAATTCGACAGCTATGCCGGCAAGCCGGTCGATTGCGTCGTCGGTGAAGGCGAGTTCCACACCCTCGGTCGCCATCAGCGCGATATACTGCTTTATCAGGCTCGCCTCCGGCTCGGTCAGGATGCGCTTGAAGTCGTCCTTCTCCAGCGCGCGCAGCTCGACGCGGATCGGCAGGCGGCCCTGCAATTCGGGCAACAGGTCCGACGGCTTGGCGACATGGAACGCGCCCGAGGCAATGAAGAGGATGTGATCCGTCTTCACCGGCCCGTATTTGGTCGCGACCGTCGTGCCCTCGACCAGCGGCAGCAGGTCGCGCTGCACGCCCTCGCGGGAGACACCCGCTCCGACGCCACCGTCACGCGCTGCGATCTTGTCGATCTCGTCGAGGAAGACGATGCCGTCGTCCTGCGCCGACTGGAGCGCGGCCGCGATCACCTGATCCTGGTCGAGCAGCTTGTCCGACTCGTCGTCGATCAGCAGCCCGTAGGACTCCTTCACCGTCGTCTTGCGCGTCTTGGTGCGCTTCTGGCCCATCGCCTTGGACAGCATGTCGTTGATATTGAGCACGCCGATATTGGCGCCCGGCATGCCGGGGATCTCGAAGCCGGGCATGCCGCCGGTTCCAGTATCGGCCACCTCGATCTCGATCTCCTTGTCGTCCAGCTCGCCGTCGCGCAGCTTCTTGCGGAACGAGTCACGCGTCGCCGGGCTCGCCGTCTTGCCGACCAGCGCTTCGAGCACGCGTTCCTCGGCGTTGAGATGCGCGCGCGCCTTCACGT
The Mesorhizobium australicum genome window above contains:
- a CDS encoding DUF1402 family protein, with product MKKLAVVLMGLSVLAAVPATAATVVPSGNRSIEQPQVPGGSASRTKALKTSYDAKYRKVIALLRNDKALRQKIVAVARQFDISPLHIAGAIVGEHTYNVDAYDRLQTYYVKAVSYLGSSFSFSYEGEDIATFIERPQFARCESLPGSYAVWTCREDVWNASFKGKSVDGKQFPNNRFSAVFFQPFYAGQTFGIGQLNPLTALQMTDTVSKVTGAPTLDYRDPQAVYATIMDPDQTLPYVAATLRKAIDAYRTIAGFDISQNPGLTATLYNVGGPEARAYALKAENERRAAAGQEPKLPEENYYGWLVNERLADIEALF
- the mltA gene encoding murein transglycosylase A translates to MPLSSAFRPVSFTDLPGWLEDDCGPAFEAFRRSAFRVLDKSYRTGSLGIDCAAFEPAYAEARISDSLDKAAARAFFERHFTPCLVEPGNSAERGFVTGFYEPEAAASPIRTDRFRFPLYARPDDLVDIDDANRPDGLDPYLAFARQTADGIVEYHDRGEIERGALAGRGLEFAWLEDPVDVFFIHVQGAARLRMPDGQMRRVTYAAKSGQRFSGPGRILADLGEIPLAAVTMQSIRAWFRAHPERVDEILWQNRSFIFFREAPVDDPSLGPVAAAKVPLIPGRSMAVDRLLHTFGTPFFIVAPDLTAFEGRPFRRLMIAQDTGSAIVGGARGDLFAGSGDAAGEIAGVVKSAADFYAFVPNALLAGRTS
- the secB gene encoding protein-export chaperone SecB → MAENENGGATAGNGAQPSLNVLAQYVKDLSFESPNAPNSLRARENAPGININVNVNANPISDTEFDVNLTISAKAGADKDVLFNVELVYGGVFRVSGFPKEHTLPILFIECPRLLFPFARQIIAEATRNGGFPPLMIDPIDFAQMFQARMAEEQARAKVQMSS
- a CDS encoding Smr/MutS family protein, encoding MSRSRARDLTDEERVLWNLVARTTQPLKGKAVAEPVFALEDEPPSKPPPVQAAAPPSTPAQQQRLQVHHLDRLTQKKISKGRLPLEARIDLHGMRQDEAYGLLLSFLRRAHGSGIRYVLVITGKGRSLASEGVLKRSVPGWFATPPFRDLVSGFEDAARNHGGEGALYVRLRRLPHEAGP
- the hslU gene encoding ATP-dependent protease ATPase subunit HslU is translated as MSNFSPREIVSELDRYIVGQKDAKRAVAIALRNRWRRQQLTGQMREEVMPKNILMIGPTGVGKTEIARRLAKLAGAPFIKVEATKFTEVGYVGRDVEQIVRDLVEVAIVLVREKMREDVKARAHLNAEERVLEALVGKTASPATRDSFRKKLRDGELDDKEIEIEVADTGTGGMPGFEIPGMPGANIGVLNINDMLSKAMGQKRTKTRKTTVKESYGLLIDDESDKLLDQDQVIAAALQSAQDDGIVFLDEIDKIAARDGGVGAGVSREGVQRDLLPLVEGTTVATKYGPVKTDHILFIASGAFHVAKPSDLLPELQGRLPIRVELRALEKDDFKRILTEPEASLIKQYIALMATEGVELAFTDDAIDRLAGIAVELNATVENIGARRLQTVMERVLDEASYEAPDKSGSSITVDAEFVAKNVGDIARNTDLSRFIL
- a CDS encoding Maf-like protein; amino-acid sequence: MTTRIILASASPFRLAMLHNAGIETEANPSRIDERAVEEAIGDAAISPENLAWILAEAKAEEVSERFPGALVIGSDQTLSLGDEVLHKASDMEEARRRLLKLSGKTHHLNSAVVLARDGKALWGHVSVARMTMRKLDPGFVGRYLSRVGDQVLRSVGVYQIEGEGIQLFDAIEGDHFTIVGMPLLELIAELRRLGAIDG
- the coaE gene encoding dephospho-CoA kinase (Dephospho-CoA kinase (CoaE) performs the final step in coenzyme A biosynthesis.); protein product: MIVIGLTGSIGMGKSTTAKMFAEQGVPVHDSDEAVHRLYSGAAVPLVEAAFPGVTVDGRIDRTLLGQRVIGNAEAIRKLEQIVHPLVRADADAFLARNRAAGAKLAVLDIPLLFETGGRDRVDKVVVVSAPAAVQRERVLARPGMTAEKFEAILARQVPDAEKRRLADFVVETGAGMEAAREAVRRIVADMSA
- a CDS encoding pyruvate, water dikinase regulatory protein — its product is MSKPQSFFHLHLISDATGETLLAAGRAASAQYKDTRAIEHIYPLIRTEKQLAKVLEEIDAEPGIVLYTVVDKDLAASIDQRCAAMGLPCVSVLEPVLTVFQSYLGAPAGRRVGAQHVLDAEYFRRIDALNFTMDHDDGQLPTDIEEADVVLIGISRTSKTPTSIYLANRGIKTANIPIVLGVPVPDSLLTAKRPLIVGLVATAERISHVRQNRLLGTTTTFDAQNYIDRAAISDELSYARQICTRHNWPMIDVSRRSIEETAAAIVALRGRTR
- a CDS encoding shikimate dehydrogenase; amino-acid sequence: MAEIRAFVCGHPVAHSRSPLIHGHWLKELGIDGSYERIDIAPSDIRAFIAGLPGSGFVGGNVTIPHKEAAFETVSRRDGEAEAVGAVNTLWIENGKVCGGNTDAIGFAANLDDRAPGWRERDRALVLGAGGAARAVVHAILSAGYTRVDITNRTRARAQELADLFGARVRAHGNEAVDTLLPAADLVVNTTSLGMDGDVSLPADVAALPDHALVTDIVYVPLETPFLKAASERGLKTVDGLGMLLHQAVPGFERWFGKRPAVTQQLRDLVIADLDAH
- a CDS encoding helix-turn-helix domain-containing protein, which encodes MTPFGAKVRDLRRARGVSQKDMAAAIGVSPAYLSALEHGRRGRPTWAMLQKIIGYFNIIWDEAEELLRLAETSDPRAVIDTSGLSPRATELANLLSERIAQLTDAELEQMIAIVHRPRRRSR
- a CDS encoding Tim44/TimA family putative adaptor protein, which translates into the protein MEFFDLGTIIFLVAAVVIFIQLRNVLGRRTGNERPPFDPYTAGRGKREPAPASQDNVVSLPRRKSSETADESYAAIDKVAAPGTDVNKGLRAIRDADPSFEPVGFVDGAKMAYEMIVMAYADGDRKTLKNLLSREVYDGFVQAISEREQRNEKIQSSFVGIDKAEIVGAEMKGSEAHVTLRIVSELISATRNNAGEVIDGDPETVAEVKDVWTFARDTKSKDPNWKLVATEAED
- the dnaQ gene encoding DNA polymerase III subunit epsilon, producing the protein MREIVFDTETTGLDHRVERVIEIGAIELVNRFPTGRTFHVYINPDGRAIDPEAQAVHGITMEQLADKPTFAGIIDDFEAFIDGATLVAHNAGFDMNFINAEFARFARPPVDPARVVDTLAIARRKHPMGPNSLDALCKRYGIDNSHRTRHGALLDSGLLAEVYIELLGGKQATFGLSVAEQATSRAETVEVSITLASRAEPLPSRLTEAERQAHAKLVASLGEKAIWLKPELQAQPAAEA
- a CDS encoding FxsA family protein — protein: MSRSILGIFVLLLPLLEIAGFVVVGSRIGALATVGLVVASAILGAALLRVQGMGALRRAQIQAQAGGAPDREIVHGAMIVLAGLLLIVPGFITDIIGLLLFLPPVRDLAWNALRSRIVVMGSGFSARGGQARRETKVIDLDERDYREVEGSGSSPWKRPDSE